CTTCTTCCTAGAGTAGGGCATGGGCAGGAATGAAGGGCCTGGTTTCAGGTGCCAGCTGTCCTAGCCACATGTTCATTTCCGGGCAAGAGGAAACGTCCCCAAGGATTAAAGAGCGTCACAAACCCATGACACAGGAAATTACATCCTAcagggtggggagtgagggggagCTTCCGCTGACTAAAAATATTTCCCCTCCTCCCAACTTCCGCCCAAAGGTTGAGAAGAAACTGGGTGAAATTATGAATTCAAGGAACAGTGACAACGAGGAACAGCCACGTGGCTGACAGGGTGTGCTGATGAAATTCAGCCCTGGGGAAGGGACACTTACATGCAGGACGGAGCCCGGAGCTCTTTCACATATTTGCATTCTCCATGGATGCAGAAGTCCTTATATTTCCGAAGACATGGGTCTCTCTTCTTCCCTAAGCccctgcctttcttctttcttttcccatgcTCCTCCTTGCTTGGTGTGGCCAGAGCTTGTGGCTTGGAGGAGAAAGCAACTGCAGGAGAAAGGCACCCTGTTAAGTCTTTGGCTCTTCAGTGGGGAAGAACAGAACAGCTCGGCATTTGCAAGGAGTATGTACCCTTCCTGCCACCTGATGTCAGAGCCTGGAAAGGCCCCTTGGCTTGGTGCCTCCCAAGGGCTGAAGGTAAATTGGGCAGAACCATCATAAAGAAGGAACCTCAGCAGGAAGTAGAAGCTAGGGTGGGTCCCAAGGAAGGGATTTCACAGTCTCATTCTGAGGATGCTAGCTTCTGTCGAGTAACGACAGCTAGTTGGGCAATTCTACCAAACTCACACCCACCCCACTGTCCACCCTCTATCATCTCCTACTCCCCTACACCCATTTCATTTGGTTTTGGCAAATCAGCCTCATTTCCTGATGCTGTACTCAGTGACCCACTTGCAGAAAGTGTCACAGGCAAAATCTGCCTCTGGAGAAGGTACTTGGAGGTTATATGAGTAGAAGGctcctaaaataaaaacagtgtcTGTATGTTTAGGCAGCCCCCTCTGGAGCACCCATTAGAACCAGGGGACCATGACCTCAGGGTAGAGCCCGGCTCAGGAACAGCAAACAGAGCCATCCCTGGTCAGGGCCTTGctttttcaaattcaaataaaatatttaccctGTTCTATGCCCTTTACAGCTTGCCAACTTTCTCAAAGATCCATTTACATTTATCCCTAAATGTCCTGTTCAGAGCTCTCTGGGATGGAGGGGTACAGTGTGTACAAGAGGTAGAGAGATGGAAAGTAAGGAACTGTCTAGAAGGAACTGGAACAACGATGACTGCCCCCTTCTTTCCAGGCTTCAGTGAGTAGAGGAAAAACATCTTCATCTAGACATCCAGTGGGACTGACCATGGGCTATGCGCACCAGCCAGGGGTTCGATGCCAGCCCCATCCTAACACCCCATTCCCCCCATCCTAGCAGAAAAAAACGTGCCCACATCCACACGGCTACAGTCATGTGTCTAGCAGAGGGTTGAGCATGACATATTAGACTGGAGACTTAGAATCCTCAAGCTGGAAGTGACTTCAAAAAATATCATGACCCtccattttcagatgaaaaactTTAAGTCCCAAAAGGcacagtgacttgcccaaggtcacgcatgTTTGGGATTAGAACTATGGTCTCTGAACTCTACATCCCACGTTCTttcccactgcacccagctgccTCACACACCCCTATCTATCTCCTCCCTCCCATAAATGTGGAGCACTGAGGTGTTGAGCTGGGAATGAATGGGCTCTGAAGTCAGTAGGCCTGTGCTCCAATTTCAGTCATGggcccttgggcaagtcacttaacctctttgagcctcagggGTCTCGGTTTAAAGTGGGTAGTGAGGCTGTGCatagtggctcatgactgtaatcctagcactctgagaggctgaggtgggaggatcgctcaaggtcaggagttcaaaaccagcctgagtgagcaagagtgagaccccatctctactaaaactagaaagaaattaactggccaactaaaaacataaaaagtggGTAGCAAGAGTAACTATCTCAGAAGGTTGCTACGAGGATTAAATTAACTAGGATAACATATCAAATGCCTAGAACACAATAGGCATTTCATAAATGGTAGCAGTTATTTATTTTAGGTGATAGGATCCCCAAACCTGAAAACCAATCCTCACCTTCCAAAGCCAAGAGAAGAGAAGTAGGTACCCGCGGCCCCACGGTCCCTAGTTTCCTCTGGTCCAGTCCCAGGCCCCTTCAGAGCTCAGAAAGTAAGGCCAGTGATCAGAGGAACCCAGGGCCCCGAGAGAAGGCAAGGCAGGAGGGCCAAGCCatcagaaagagggagagagtgcAGGGTGACAGCCAGTGTCCCGCCGTGGACAGGGAGCAGTGAGTCAGGTCTGCAGAGGTATGAGGAGCAGCCGTGTGGGTGTGGGGTGAGTCACagtccagccctgcccagcttAGGAGGAGAGGGCCAGGAGAATCCAGGCTGTTCAGGCCATGGGCGACCCCAGAAGGCCACTGTGAGAGCATGCAGTATGGAAGCCCAGGCTCAGCTTTGGAGCAGACTCTTGATTTATACAAAGTAGACAGAGCACTCCAGGGAAGCTCCTGGTAAGGAAGGAGAAGGGCACCTGAAGAGCAGGCAGGGTGAGAACAGGTGGGCATCTTTCCAACCAAATATGGTCATTCCGGGGCTACAGGGCTTAGTCCCTGCTCCACCCTGGAGAATCGCTGCAGGTGGCGGAGGGCAGGGAATCTGGCAGGCTCTGGACTCTGCCCTGTGCCTGCACTCAGCCACAGCCACATACATGGTTGTAGGATCTCATGCagcccttcccccttgagtctcCCTAGAAACTCAAAGCGGTTTAGGAGGCCTGCAGGCTTGCAGCAGCATCAGATACCCAGCACTTCAATCAGCCCCTGAGGGACCCAGTGCTCTCCATTCATTGCCTACCACAGAGGTGCTGTCCTCACCTAGGGAGGCCAAGAGTTCCTCATCCCCTTTGTTTCCCCAACCTGGAGACAGGTGGATGGAAGAGACTGACACCGCACACTTTCTATGTGCCTGGGCATCACCACATCGGTTGTATCTATTTTATACATCGTAGTCACTTGATGTGGGAATTAGGGCTTGTGCCCATTTTTACATAGGAAGTCTAGGGAAAGAATACCAACCATTCCTTTTTCCTGTCACCCAGCTTACCTCACAGGAATGTACCAACCCCAGACAACTTGCCTGTTTCAATTTCTCCAAAGTACCCAGAGGGGAACCAAGCCGGCAGGTGAGACAAGGACAAGAAAGACAGTGGGATCTATATTTCAGAATCCCCCAGTCCCCTGCCAGGCCGATCAGCTTTTCCTTAAGGTCCTCCAGGAATACTCCCAAACCACAGGGGTGCCCAAACAGCATGGATCTCAGATCCGCTTATTCCTCAACTGCCCACCAGGGTCCAAGGATGGGTGGCCCCATACCCACCTCTAAAAAGGTCCAGATCTCCCTCTTCCAAGTCAAGGACTTCCCGGTCCCGGCCGCCTCCAGAGGGTAGCAGCTGGTCCGTAGATCCAGTGGGAGGGTCTGGGTTGCTGGTTCCAGCCGCCAGCCCTCTCCGAATCCTCTCCAGGCTCTCGCCAGTCACCAGCGCCGAGAGCACTGCGGGCGAGGACGAGGCCGCATCAAACCCCCGCCCAGACCCCTGGCCAGCAAGCACCGATGCCGACGCCCGTCCGCGAGGGCGCGCGGGCCCCACCAAGTGGCCCGCGCCGGGGGCGCCGCAGCGACCTTCCCCCGTACCCCCAACACAGCACCCCATCCCCCCGACCTCCGGGGGCGTCAGCAGCCCTCTTACCTGCAGCCAGAAAGAGCTTCGGCACCACCGACGGCAGCAGCTTCATGGTCCCGGACCGAGTCGAGGCAGCGAGGCAGCAATCACTTTGGAGGCGGCGGCCGCTGGGCGCTGGCACGCGAGCTGGGTGGCGGAGCGCAGGGGATTCGGCCgggcactgcgttctgcctgcctcCGGGTGCAAGCGTGGCCGGGACCTGCGCGCAGCTCGCGCCCGCCGAGCGTCTGTCTGCTCACTTTGCTGTCCGCGCGTCCAGCCGACCCCCGCCCCTCGCTCGGGCCCCCAGCGGCGTGCGGCGCGGCTCCCACGGCAGACTGAGCGCCCCGGCGCGCGGCCGGGGATAAGGCTCCCGAGGCGCCGAAGCTCCGCCCCGccggcgccgccccgccccctcccgagCCGGGAAACCCGCCCGGCTCGCGGCGCCGGCAGCTCAGCCCCCCGCCCGCGGGCGCGGCTGGGGAGGAGGACGGGAGGAGGGGGGCGGCGCTCACATTTTTTGGGAGCAGGCCAGGACAGCCGCCGCCTGACCGTGGGCAGGGCTGCTGACCggcaggtggcagggagcagTTCCTACCTATCCCCAAACGCGTGTCCTGCTGTGGCTTTGTGACTGCCGAGTTCTTTCCGGGCCTGGTCCTATGGACAGTCCCTGCTCCATACCAGGAGTCTCCACTCGTGTCACTCTCCGAGTTTCAGAAGCTCACCTTTTTGCCTTCCAACACAGCACGTAGTAAACAATAACAATTcgtttatcatttaaaaattagacatttgAATGTCAGCAGTTCTCAAGAGCCGGAGATAACCAGAGATGAAGTTGCAGGCACTTGGTATCAATCCAGCAAAAGCAAAGGAAGTTAGTATTCTCCCAGACGCTGGAGTGGCTTTCCCCTGTCTTTCTCCCCAGGggacattaaaatttttgaattatgGATTCTAATTCCCAGGCTTCTGGGGTTGTAAAACATGCCTCATACTTTCCCCTGCCTTTGAATGCCACTTTCTTCCCCAACATAAAAAGTGAGCTTCCTTTCCATAGGATCCAGCTGGTTAACCTACATGGCTATGTTCAACAGGTGCCCGGTGTCTCTCTTCCAACCCATGTATTTTTACCGGGGTCTTCTGGAGTCAATGTCCTGACCCAAAGAAATGACTCTCTCAGTAGGTATTTCAGCTCCCAGGGACGTGCTGGGGAGGGAGTTGACACAGGACTGGGTTGGCATTCAGAGCCCTCAAATTGTGCCAGATAGAACACTTCCCTGATTCTGCCTGTGTGTAGGGATAAAAACAGGCCTGTTATTTATACACAGTCTATCCCACTGTCCCTACCTACCCCCACCTTTGCAGGGGTCAATCTGGCTCTACACTCTTGCCCCTGGCAACCCTCCTCAGGCTTAGGTTTTCATAGTGCACTAGACTCACCCCAGACAtgagtttgaatcctgccttTGATACTATGTGACCCTGGAAAAAATGCTTaatctcactgagcctcagttttcacatctcaaatgggaataataacaataataataatgcctacttTGTACAGAGCTTTTTGAGGAAGGAATGAGGGAACACATATAGTATGGTGCCAGGCATAgcataaattctcaataaatgtgaccTTTTGTGATTGTTGTTGTTATGGTTATTATCATTAAGCATTCACCTTGACCATTCTATTTCCTTAGAGacctcttttctctcccttccctagACCCTTTGCCTGCCCCTAGGCCAGGTTTAAGGCTCTACATTGTAGTTGGACTGGTTTCTGATGGAAGCTCACCTGTCGCCTATTTGGCCAAGAGCCACTGTGAGATTATTCCTTTGGGTGATCAGTATCAGGCCTAAGACCGCACTGGATGTCACCACCCAGGCCACACCtttgtcctccctccccagctgctTGACTACCTGCTtcccaaaaacaaaaccacctcAGGGTCAGGCTCTCCTcaggggagggtggaaggaaacACTTCCTGACACATGGCCAAAtcacccccttcccccacccgcTGCCAGATTCACACCCTGCTCTCCTGTCCCAGCCTGCCTCTCCCTTCTATGCTCTGTCCTTCCGCCTTCTCACCCCCACATCAGCCTGAGCCCTGTTCATGGGGCAACTCCAAGCTTTCATCACACCTGAGAGCCTCACCCCAGCTAGGTTTGTATGTCAGCCAGGTTTTACAGGAAGGGCCTGAAGAAAGACGATAAAAGGTCTGAATTGGATTTGGGACAGCCATTTCCCCTCTGAGAACTTTGGGTATCCACTgaccaaagaaagaaatcacaatcCATGCTCGGGCAAACTAATGAactcatttattccacaaacCTTCACTGGACACTGTTCAGGCGCTGGAGACACAGCAATAAACAGGACAGCCAAGGAgctgctttcatggagcttacattccataGTAGACAGGCAACACATTAAGTacataaacaaggaaaaatatatcCTATAGTGATAAGTGCTAAGATGAAGTTAAAATACAATGATGTGCTATGGGATGGTGTGTCCCAGTGCCCAGGATGACACTTTAGATTTGATGACTGATTAGCAAAGCCTTCTCTGAGCAGGTAACATGGAAGCTGAGGCGTGAATAAGAAGATacctcgagatcaggagttcgaaaccagcctgagcaagagtgagactccgtctctactataaatagaaagaaattaattggccaactaatatatatagaaaaaattagccgggcatggtggcacatgcctgtagtcccagctactcgggaggctgctgtgagctaggctgacgccacggcactcactctatcctgggcaacaaagcaagactctgtctcaaaagaaaagaagaaagatacagATTTGTTTTCATCCATGGCAAAAGCATTTCAAACTGTAAATAGTGCAAAGACTCTGAGATGGAAACAAGCTTGGAGCATccaaagaacaagaagaaagcCAGAAAAGGAGGGATATAAGAAGACATTGGATCAAAGGCTAGGGATAGATCATAGAAGATATTATAAGCCAAGGTAAACACTGGACTTTATTCCCCATTATTGCgagaatcaaatgagatgttAATGGGAAATCACTGTCATGCAAGATTCCTCCTTATCCCCCCACTTCCTGCTCAGGTGTCCCCCAACTGCTCTCCGGCTGTCAAGTGCCAGGAACACATCCTAAGGAAGCAGAGTTCAAACAGGCATCTCTGCTTTTATTGACTGTCTATTGCctatgagcaaactgaggcttggagactGGCCCTTGGCCACCGGTGAGTCAGAAGGGGGCAAAGCCAGAGCACAAACCCTGGCATCCTGCTTCCCAGCCCATGCTGGGTTCCCAGGCTCTGGAAAGGCAAGGCTCCATGGGACTCTGATTGCCACTGACTCATTGCAAGGCCAGAGTCCTTGATTTGGGGAGAGTACTCACAAGCCAATGGGAAGGACCTGGGAGAAAGGGGTGCTGGTGGTGACAAGGGGAGCAGGGGATTTGGAGAGGAACCAACCAGAGTTCCTTCCCCATTGTGACTGAGATGTCTATGCTAGTAGTTTGGTTCTCCCAAACCTGGCTGTGCACTAGAATTACCAGGgaatttattaaagataaaaaggcCCAGGCTCTATCCCAGTCCTCCTAAATAAAAATCTCCTGGGGTGGTGCCCAAGCACGTGTACTTTTGGCAGGTAATTCTTACATCAGCCAGGTTCAGAAGCATTGGCTACGTAACTAATTATGATAATATGTCAAACATCTGAACAAAATCTGAATCTctaaggcagaggcagaggagttTAAGTAATGACAGTTTCCATATGCACAAcacttcacatgcattatcttGCTTAAACCTCACAGCAGCCCTAAAACCAGACACTGTTattatcatcatccccattttaaaggGTTGAAACTAAAAATGGTAACAGCCCACAGTCACCCAACTAGTGAGGATCTCAGCCTCAATTTGAATCCCTTTCTTACCTGAGCTTGTGCTCTTAAGCTCATCACTACCCTGAGCAAATGCAGGAGGTGACAGCTGCCCTCTCTCTACTTCCATGGACAGTAACATTGTCAGTACTACTGAGGTTCAGTTCTTCATCTGTCCTGGGGGGTGATAATAAGAAGCTCTGTTTCACTAGGGTGGAAGGAGGATTAGGTAAGGGCAGGGCAGCTAGTGAAATGGGTACACTCTTGGGAGTCAGATGGTTGTGGGTTCAAATTTTGTTTCTgctattttttcactttctaacTTTGAACatgtttttcaatttctcttaCCTACAGTttgctcatctgaaaaatgaggataataatagtagttATTATTATAGGACTCTTGTGATGATGCAACTGGGTTGTGTGTGGAAAGCAGAATATGAtgcctggcgcatagtaggtgctGACTTAATGACAGCTATTACTATGAACAAatgctttccttctttccctttctttctttcctttttaagtggGAACTTGAATAAAATGCTGTTTATCACAACCAGCAATCCTCAAAGATGATATTGTTCCTGCTGGGAGATGTCCATGCTTACGGATGAGATGATGGATCTGCAACCGAGTTTTGGAAACTTCAACCTGAGAAAGCAACCCTGAATCAGAGCTGGGAGAGAAACATGTGCCCTGTCAGGGAGAGGATTCAGCTGCCTTCTCCTTCCACTCTGACCAGAATAAGTGAGTCCTAAGCAGCCCCAGAGCTCTGCTGGGTTGGGAGAAGGGTAAAGGAGAGAGCCTCCATTGAGAGTGTTTCCAGCATCAGGTGGTCATGAGCCCAGAGTCACCTCAACTTGGAAAGTAAGGGTGAGGAATCATTGCTCCTTGCCTCAGACTGGCTTCTCTCACCCCATATGAGCCAGTTGATCTGGCAGGTCTGGGGGTGCAGCTCAATTAGAACTCAGGCCTGCCCTTTGGAGTCCCCTTGCACCTCCTCATGCTGGCTGAGGGCCCCTGGAGGTGGTGTCCTTCATGCACACCAGGGGCAGACAGGCTCTGATATCTGATTGTTTGGGGCCAGGATCCATTTGAATGGGATAAAGAATAGGAataggcccggcgcggtggctcacgcctgtaatcctagctctctgggaggccgaggcgagcggattgcttgaggtcaggagtttgaaaccagcctgagcaagagcgagaccccgtctctactataaatagaaagaaattaattggccaactaatatatatagaaaaaattagccgggcatggtggcgcatgcctgtagtcccagccacttgggaggctgaggcagaaggattgcttgagcccaggagtttgaggttgctgtgagctaggctgatgccacggcactcattctagcctaggcaataaagcgagactgtctcaaaaaaaaaaaaaaaaaaaaaaagaataggaataaatgaaatatggaGAGGATATTGGGGGCAGAAGATCAGGAATCTCTGTCATCCCCAGAAGATGATGAGGAACGGACATTTATAATGTGCTAGATTCCAAACCATCCTTCTCCATTTCTGGGCCCATTTTTGTGACTTTGAGTGATTAACATCTCCAGACCCAGGGCTTTGTCCCTTCAGCTATCCCCTAACAGATGGCTCTCTGCCAGCAGGGAGGGGAAGTGATTCCTCCCTCATCACACAATCCCTCTCCCTCTGCAAGCCTCAGATTCCTCACATGAGGGCTTGGAACAATTATCCTGTATTCCAGCAATGGCCAGTGATGTTCATCATGAATTGGCTGCTGTCATGCTGCTGTCAAAATACATGCTGAGACAATTCTATGACAATTGGCAGTGCCTGGTCTACAGGGCATGATAACCTTTCTCTCTGTACCTCAGCTTCTTCGTCTACAAGTGAGGAGAAGAACAATCTACGTAGGGGGTTCTTGTGACAGCTGAACGAAATAGCATCTCTGAAGTGCTTGGCAAAATGAAAAGCTCTATATAAACAGGTTGGTACTCTTGTTAACTATTCCAGTGCTTAACCTTGGAATGCGGTCACATCACATTCTGGTACCAAGAATGTATAAGTTTGGTTCCTTCTAGAAAGGTAGTCATCcagctgaaattttttttttttttgagacagagtctcgctttgttgctagggctagagtgagtgctgtggcgtcagcctagctcacagcaacctcaaactcctgggctcaagcaatccttctgcctcagcctcccaagtagctgggactacaggcatgtgccaccatgcccggctaattttttctatatatattagttggccaattaatttctttctatttatggtagagacaggggtctcgctcttgctcaggctgatttcgaactcctgacctcgagcaatccgcccgcctcggcctcccatagtgctaggattacaggcgtgagccaccgcgcccagccgtcATCCAGCTGAAATTTAACAATTCATCCATTTGCTCTTTTTCATAACCCAGGTTTGGTCTAAGACAATGGTTTGCAAAAAAAGATATATTGCCCCCTAGGGGACATTCTAGGAATTTATGGGAGAATCTTTGGTTATCTCTGACTGGGGGAGTCCTCAGGCATATGGGAACAAAAGGCAGAGCAGCCTCACGTGATTAAGAATTAACCCATAGGTATAtgcaaacataatgaatgagatatgCAATGTCTAGGGGATAgtcacatttgaagctctgactcgaggggggaggcggggtatgggcaatatatgtaaccttaacatttgtatccccataatatgctgaaattaaaaaaaaaatggaaaaaaaaaaagaattaccccATCGAaggggcgcagtggttcacgcctgtaatcctagcactctgggaggctgaggtgggcggattgctcaaggtcagaagttggaaaccagcctgagcaagagcaagaccctgtctctactaaaatagaaaagagattaattggccaactaaaaatatatagaaaaaattagctgggcatggtggtgcatgcctgtagttccagctacttgggaggctgaggcagtaggatcgcttgagcccaggagtttgaggttgctgtgagctaggctgacgccacggcactctagcttgggcaacagagtgagactctgactcaaaaaaataattacccCATGGCCGGTCCCAGAGCAGTGGTATTTGTAGTCCATCACAACCaattacagatttctttgttccttcttcaTTCCCATTGCTTCACTTGacaagccttaaaaaaaaattaccccacATTCTgcagtggttttattttgtttttgagataggatcttgctctgtcacctgggctagagtgtagaggcatcatcatagctcaccgcaacctcaaactcctgggctccagtgatcctcctgcctcagcctcccaagtagctaggactataggttgacaccaccacactcagctaatttttctaatttttgcagagatggggtctttctcttgctcagggtggtctcaaactcctgacctcaagcaatcctcctgccttggcctcccaaaggacTAGGATTATGGTCATGAACTACAGTGCCCAGCCTTCCATACTGTTTTTGAGGGTCATACTGGGCACTCACATTGGTGAAAAACTTGATTGTAAGTACTTGAGTCTAGAATCATCTCTAACttatacaaaaacataaaaagaatttttgtactAACTTTTCTAAGAATGAAATTATCCTGAATTGTTCATTTTAGTGATATCTGAGTTACCAGTATAACACACCTATATCAGTCAGGATTTACAGCTGTCACACTCAAGTCTGTGGAAGTATAAGCAATGGGctacttcattgatatttctagAGTAGTTGTGACCAAGCATGTGCATATTGAAATAATGTtatgtttaaaatacttttttatattaattagtgtatcaatttttttaaagcaaatgtacAAATAGTATATTATCTTTGAACTTCATTTCAGGATAGTAAAAGGGTGTTAACCACATATTtgttacaaaaaa
This window of the Microcebus murinus isolate Inina chromosome 21, M.murinus_Inina_mat1.0, whole genome shotgun sequence genome carries:
- the HBEGF gene encoding proheparin-binding EGF-like growth factor encodes the protein MKLLPSVVPKLFLAAVLSALVTGESLERIRRGLAAGTSNPDPPTGSTDQLLPSGGGRDREVLDLEEGDLDLFRVAFSSKPQALATPSKEEHGKRKKKGRGLGKKRDPCLRKYKDFCIHGECKYVKELRAPSCICHPGYHGERCHGLSLPVENRLYTYDHTTILAVVAVVLSSVCLLVIVGLLMFRYHRRGGYDVENEEKVKLGMTSSH